The DNA segment atagtatatttgagacattttcttttgcattttttttctttcctacctacagtaatgtgtaaagatgtacttgtgaataaaaatagttaaaatttccttagcagaatgagtgcagtgtgtgtggtgtgaaagttgtattcctttagctagacctctgccataaagacaaaacatctaagcattttgacttgcagtacttacacaatgtcaaagggacaatgcattttgggggcactgatgatttgtgtgagaaaagaaattagttttgacacatAGGTAAACTGTTTTTGCAGCGATATGAGcatgtgatgaggatccatgtagttgtgctgcaccgtccagtttattttgacaggaggactgtaagtctgtttggccaatttaccttatagttataggaatgtcatctcagtttcaagaaatgatccaaaccaattgagaaaaactgtaattgagatctaggatgtgttgtTTTAATGTTCCCTTTATTTATTTTGAGTAGTGTATATACGGAGAGGTACTGCGAGTAAAAATGTCATACTAACCACAAGATGGAGACACATATCCAAATCTAACTCCAATGAAGAAAACAGTTGAAACTTTTTTAGTACCTTTAAGATGTCATTTGTGTTTTACATAGATCCTTATCAAGATATACATAGTTTTCATTACTTGCACATAGTAAACATTTCTTTATATGAAGCATTTTAGATATTTTGTGTGGAAAATCACATTTAGTAGACACATTAATTTTTTCACATAGCTTGGAAGCAAGCTGAACTGATATTACAcaacattattaatacattaatacacttAATTTAGATAGTACACATCACTACATTTTGCATTGTAGATACCTGAATTACCTTTTACTTACAATCAGAGACATATCTATTTAAATAACCTTAATTTTCCTAAACCAAACTCTGCctttaaccttaacccaaaacctaatgctACTTTATTTACTCTGTTTCTAAATCTAGCGCTGGTCCTGATCCTAATGTTTTTTCCTGACACAATTAATAATCTGAATAATCTGAACCTAAATTTCATCAGACAATTTAACAATTTGAACATCTACAAACTCCAGCTGCTTAAGTGTACTGACCAAGTGAGgcctgctgttgtttttttatcaagCAGTAAGAGCAATATAGAGAATGAATAACATCCTCTCATTTCGGGAAAAATCCAACACTGACTTTTTGACTCATCCTGTTGAGCCCTAAAACCTTTCTAAACAGCTGTTGTATCTGGTTGGTTCTGAAGCAGTATATGAGAGGGTTGACTATTGGTGGCAGCAGTAAATAAAACATAGAGAACACCATTTTCTGATCAACAGTCATTTTTAGATTAGGAATGTAAGGAGTCGCATAAACAAAGACACGAGGTGTGTAATAAAGGGTAATGATGACCAGCTGTGTGGTACAAGTGGAAAAGGCCTTCATTCTGCCTTGATTGTTTGTGATCTTACTTACACTTACCCCAATGCTCACATAGGAGATAATGATAAACGAGAAGGGCACAATGAGGACAAACATGGCTAAAGAGAACTGTATTTGATAGGCAGCTTTTGTATCAGTACAGGCAAGGTTATTCATAGACATTGTATCGCAAAAGCAATTTATAATCAGATTGGGCCCGCAGAATGGCATCTTAGCAGTCATAGAAGCAGAAATGCTAGGAGAGATAAAGGCTGACACCCAGGAAAACCCTGACAAGAGGCCCATGGCTTGGTTGGTCATCAGTACAGGGTATCGGAATGGAAAGCAGATAGCCAGATAACGATCTagagccataatcatcataataAGAGAATTTAATGTACCAAAATAGTGAATGAATATCCTCTGCATCAGACAGAGCTGGAATGAAATAGAGCCATTGTTAAACCAGTAGCGAGAGATCAGCTTAGGCAGGGCCACAGTACAGAATCCTACATCAGACATAGCTAAATTTAACATGATGATGTACATGGGCTTATGGAGGCTTGTTTCAATGGCAAACAGCATCGTAAAGGTACTATTACCTACTAATACAGCAACATATACACAGAAGAAAAGGGCAGCCACAAGATTGTTGTATTCAGGTTGGAGTCCTGGGAAACCCACAATGAAAAACTCTGTCACGACAGTAGTGATGGTCTGGTTGTTCTCTGACATACTGAAAACATGAAGAGAcagggaaaaaatataaaacatcatcCATGCATTTATCTTGGAACTCAGAGTTTGATGTTTTCACATTAAAAAGGTTTAAATGCAGTACATATGGATTGGTTTCCCAAACAGTGTTTAAACCTAGTCATActctatatttttctttcaattgaaaatcttcattttcatccattcaaaatgctgtgtagcccAAGTCTAGGCTTACCCTCTGTCTGGCAAATTGCCCATATGTGTTTAACTTTTTGTGTCTAATTTTTTA comes from the Astyanax mexicanus isolate ESR-SI-001 chromosome 20, AstMex3_surface, whole genome shotgun sequence genome and includes:
- the LOC103040161 gene encoding olfactory receptor 1-like encodes the protein MSENNQTITTVVTEFFIVGFPGLQPEYNNLVAALFFCVYVAVLVGNSTFTMLFAIETSLHKPMYIIMLNLAMSDVGFCTVALPKLISRYWFNNGSISFQLCLMQRIFIHYFGTLNSLIMMIMALDRYLAICFPFRYPVLMTNQAMGLLSGFSWVSAFISPSISASMTAKMPFCGPNLIINCFCDTMSMNNLACTDTKAAYQIQFSLAMFVLIVPFSFIIISYVSIGVSVSKITNNQGRMKAFSTCTTQLVIITLYYTPRVFVYATPYIPNLKMTVDQKMVFSMFYLLLPPIVNPLIYCFRTNQIQQLFRKVLGLNRMSQKVSVGFFPK